tgaaaagtgaaaaagatAAGCTAAAACTCTATTGAAAGTCATTGAAGGTCGTTTAAGCGGTTAAGCCCGAGTCTGAAAATTCGCGTTTTTGAAATGGAATTATATTATAAGTGAGTGTTGTTGGAATAGATTGAGTACATCTCAAAAAGTTTGAAATTCAAATTTGGGACGAATTGGTGGagatttgaggtgatttgagttCAAATTCGAGTCAATTCGAAGTAAAAAACGAACATAGAAGAAGATGAGATGTGTATCACATCACCtccaatttttctcaaattttatatattgccTCATTGTTCTCAACGAATTTCAACCATACACATTGGGAAAAAGAAATCCTTTTGCGCCTAGTTTTTTTTAAATACGATATATCGTTGATAACAAATTTTGACTCCAAACTACTCTAGTTTGCGATACATATAGAgagtatttttctttaaaatgaatttatGCGAagcaattttaaatttattaggCCAATGAGTTCCGAATGGTTATACGCGAAATAAAAGGTAAAGGCTCAATTTGTATATTAAGCgtatttttcttattaaaaaaagagaaaagtaatAATTTCCTGCCCAAGAAATCTCTATATATTGTCAATACtattaaaaatcagaaagaaaaaaaaaaagaatcaggCGAGTACATTTCGGATCCCAAAACTTACTCTCAATCGCGCTCTCTTATCTTTCGATCTCTTCGCTAAATCTTCCAATTTCCAAACCCTAATTTTCCCCCAGATTCCCCCCTCTTATCTTTATTTACCCAATAGATCCTTCAACTTTTcctaattttccctttttttctctttcattaTTTCCAAAAAACCCTAGATCCGTACGACATTCGATTTCCCTGAAATTGGGAATTTTGGTTCTCAATCGGTCTAGGTTTTCTAATTTTCACTCTCAAATCAATTTCTCTTTTCGGAAACCCTAGCTCCCAATTTGTATGTATGACTTCAGATGCTAAAGGTTTGAATTTTAGAGAGAGGCTTCGTTGGGGCGACggtaccaaagtttatacccgAAAAAAACGTAGGATCCAAAAGAAGGATAATAGTAACAACGACGTTTCTCCGGCGACCACCGCCGCCGCCGCTGTAGAAGCAGCCACAGCCGTAACCGTAGCCGTATCGGACACCAATGTATTCCATGAAAAGAGCAACCTTTACGAAAATAATATTGTTTCGCAGCCAATTTCACAAACCCTAGAGGCAGATGGGCACGGTAGCTGTGGAGGAGCGGCAGTTTCAGATGGAGGAGACGGTGGCGCTACGATGGAGGTTAACCGGGAGGTAGCCCCGGAAGGCAGTTGTGGTGGTCTGCCTAATCATGAAGAAGGATCACGACATAGAGAGGATCTTGAGGTGGCTAATAGGTTGGTTAAACCGGTAATTTCTAGACTTGAAGATAGGGTTAGGATTAGTTTAACTGGGGCAAGGTCGGAAATTGAGATTAGAGATCTTAGAAGGACGCTAGAGAGGGAGCTCGATCATGTTAGGAGTTTTGCGAAGAAACTTGAAGCTAAGGAGTTTCAGCTGACTTCGCgtaacagtggtaacaatggtaGTGTTGTTGCTGTTCCTGGTGATGCCGTTGTCTCCCATAGTTATCCCCAATATATGGGTAGTGACAATTTGATCAACGGTAGGTCTTTAGTGCGAGTGCATTCAGAGGTGGGTTCGGTGGGGCATATTCAACCAAGACCATTCCGTCCACCTCGTCTTGCAGTTGTTGTAAACAACCACGCTGTTGGTGAATTTGTGGAGAAGGAGAAGAGGACCCCGAAGGCTAATCCGTATTACAAGAATTCCGAGTTCCTTCTCGGAAAGGACAGACTACCTTCCGAAAGCAATAAAAAATTGAAGACCAACGGGAGTGGGAGTGTATCAAAGTACGGATTTGCATTTGGGTTTGGAACCTTTGATAAGCATAGAAAACAATTGTTTCGAAGTTGTAGTGACCTGCTTCAGAGGTTAATGAAACATAAGCATGGTTGGGTGTTCAATGAGCCGGTAAATGTAGAGGCTCTTGGGCTTCATGATTATCATGATATAATTAAGCATCCTATGGATTTAGGCACTATTAAGAATAGGCTATCCCAGAATTGGTACAAGTCTCCAAAGGAATTCGCAGAGGATATAAGACTTGTCTTTAGCAATGCCATGACTTATAACCCTAAAGGGCAGGATGTTCATGTAATGGCTGAACAGTTGTCACAGATTTTTGAAGAGAGGTGGGCTGCTATAGAGGCCAAGTATAATCCAGGGTGGAGGTATCAAATGTATCATGATGCAGGCTTGCCCACTCCCACTTCAAGGAGGGCCCATCTTCCTCATCCTTTTGTCCATGAACCTGTGCCTTATCATACACTTACACATTCTCCTCGAGCAAGGACTTTAGAAAGGTCTGGGTCAATTACTGGGGCAGCTGATGCGAATAAGAAGCCCTTCATTTTCTCTCATGTTGGTAGGACACCAGTTCCCAAGAAACCTAAAGCAAAGGATCCCAATAAGAGGGACATGACGTATGAAGAAAAGCAGAAACTTAGTACAAATCTTGAGAATTTACCTTCAGAAAAGCTTGATGCAATTGTTCAGATCATTAAGAAGAGGAGCACAGCACTTAATCAGAATAATGATGAGATTGAAGTAGACATAGACAGTGTTGATGCAGAAACTCTATGGGAGCTGGATAGGTTTGTGACAAATTACAAAAAGAGTCTGAGCAAGAATAAGAGGAAAGCTGAACTTGCTCTTCAAGCCAGAGCAAGAGCTGCTCAAAGTGCTCCCGCTGCAGTGAGTTTTGAGTCacatatctctctctctcttcttgtcTCTCTGTCTGCTTTAAATACACGGTTATTTTGTGTGATTTAGGGTTTCTTAGTTTGTCACATTTTTTCGTTGTAGAGTTCCGGCCCAATGGTTGCTGATGCACTAAAAGAAAGCAGACCTGGTAAGTTATTTTCTATGAGAATTATTGTTTGAGATTGACATACATGGAAAATATATATCATACCTCTTGTCTCTTTGCTTATGAGTAGGTGAAATGCATACTAGTGCTCCTTCTACCAATGCAGAAGGTGGGAGACCAGTGGATAATGCAAGCAGTTCCAGCAGCTCAAGCAGTTCTAGCAGTGATTCAGGATCATCCTCCAGTGGTAATAGCTGTTTACTCAACTGATGAAAAGGAATTATGATTCATTCTGTTGCAAGTCCATCTACGCATGAACCATGATCTTTGATATTTGACGTATTGATTTTGCAGCCAGTATGAAGCCTGTTTGTGATTTCATTTGTCTATGTTTGCAGATTCAGATAGCGATAGTTCATCTACATATGGATCGGATGCAGGGCATTGACATAGGATGTGAAGGGATGTTGGAAGTAAGTAAAGACTCATTAGCTAATacatttgattttttcttttgggTGACAATCATCTTTTCCCTGCGAACTTGCTCCTTTCTTAAAGTTTGGAATGAAATATGCTTTTGAGTATGTTCATTGTGTTCTGGGATTGCTCCATTTCTTCCTGTGGTTGTTGAATCTGTGATTTGGCTTGGTCGGGGAGAATGCACTTAGGCGTTGATATTTTTTACATCTGATTCCAGTTTTTAACTATTTTCAGAAAGATGGTTGAGGATTAAGAAATAGCTGCTAAGACTCTTACTATTAAATGTTGCTATGCATATCATTTTCAAATTACATTCCTTTGATATTTAGACATGTCAAAAGAATGTGATAGAGGAGGAAACAACACTGAAATGTTTCATCAACATTTTTCCCAGTATAACCTTTAATATTAAATGGATATGCTGTAGTTGGGTGAACTTTGGATTTTATATAAATGTTCAATATTTTTGATGGTTCGTACCGTGGaatgcagaaatgtagggtaaggttgacccttgtggtccggcccttccccggaccccgcgcatagcgggagcatAGTGCACCAAGTTCAATATTTTTGATGTGCTAGTTTGTCATATAAATAGGCTGTTCAATCTAGTGATTTTCTAGAATTTAGAATGGTTTAGGAAGGTTTAACCAAAAATGTGCAGTCAAGTTCTATGTGTTTCTTGTCGGTGAGCATACACAGTTGCTTGAGAACAGAGATGATAGGATTTCCTGCTGCGCACATATTCTGTGGTATGTCCCCACATGAATCTGCAGATGAATGAAGAATATCTTAGAATGTGTAGGCGAAGTATGATGAGCTTCTCCATATTTTGCAACAGAGCAAATGCCCAAAATGGTCCCTTATATATGGGAGTAATCTTAACATGTGGAGCACATTCGATATATTCTGATAAAACCGTGTTAGCCTAATAAAAGTGTAGTCACGTCTATAATCTAGACTTGATCACTATTGTGTCCTTCCCCAAATGAAATGACAGACAGAAATTACAAGTGAATGTTGCCGAGTATATAACTCCTAGTTTCTGGTGTAGGGAGGGGAGTGATATTTTTTCCTTGATGCTAATAGTCAAGAAGCAAAAGGAATGGAGCTAAAGAATGGTAGAACCATCTTTTTGCAGTCTCATTGCACTTACGGACTGAAAGCATAAAACATAGTTATGGGATATCAACTTGACTTATTCTTGTATGCTCTATTTGTGTTAATCTTCTAAAAGTTGATACTGATCCATTTCTTCATCTTATAACTTCTCTATTTTACTAGACACTTCCTTAGTGTGTCGTGGTTGTAACTCTGGTATTTTTAATTCTAATATATAAGAATTGCCGAGGACTTGGACCATTTGCAGAAACGTTTTGGTTATAATTTGCTCTCTCAAACCCCCCCTCCCTCTCTTGCATATCATTCAAGGAAGTGTTCTTTTCTAGTTTTGCAGGAGATCTTCAGGACTGCGTTGGGACAGACATCTTGGTAATCCCTTGTCTGAAGGGTGTTGTATTTCTGCTTCGCCGATGGTTCTTCCAAGAACTTCAAGTTTGAGTCATGAAGTGCTGGTCCTTGATGATACTGGAAAGGCATAAAGGGATCATTCATTTTTACCATCGTTTAACTTGTAGATCTGTATCTATACAAGGTGGTATCTGTTTCGAAACTGAATTCTAAATCAGATTGGTTACGGTGATGATGGGAGAAATGCAGCACCTGTAAATAGCCAAGATTGCTTGACCAGTTTGAGTGGAAAAATCTTGTGTTGGGATTTTATTCATTTGATTACACTGCTGCTAGAGCTACTAGGCATGATTGTGTGAGTTCCTGCAACTGCCTGGGTGTAcaaaaaacatgtgcagttaaTGGTAGGATAATATGTATTATCATATTGTATGGTATAAAcataagttgctcggactcgtgTGTGGGTGTCCGATatgggtgcggatctagaggtgtCAGGGATACGGATACAGATGCGGGGATTCGGCTGaaacaattcaaatatttaaaaatagagttatagAAATGTCTAAATTATGAGACATTATGTGGAAAATTTATTAGGtattcaaaaatattaaacaagagGAGAATCCTAGAAGGAGATAGAAAGGAAAAGGACTGAGAAATTTCTATATACAAGGTATTTCATTTTCTTCAATGTCTCGAATTTTGCTGTCAATTTTGATCAAAGTATCCAAAATCGGTTGACCAGATCCGGTATGGATCCCTTATTCACACCCACATTCACGTCGTGTCGACATAGGTGCGGCATTTAAAGTAAAGAGTCCGAGCAATTTAGACTATAAACTGTAAAGTGAAATTACCTTTTGACTGTATATATGTAGCCATTTTTTGTTGTTATGCATCATTTGTTAGATAGTTTGTATGTCACGTTTACTTCTTTCAGCAGGTATATATCAGGACTGatgagattttataaaaatccagGTGTTATTTTGATCTCAAAAGTCCAGCCCCGTTGCTTGTTATACAATGTCCTTGTGGAGTTGTCTTCAACTCATAGCTACCTGATAAGTTTATATATTGCATTTTTACTTGCATAGTTCGCTGATTTTGCATATTATCTCTCGCATGATGAAATATATAATTGCTGTAGcgacattattttttaaaaattgtcgCATATAGGTTACgtgttcgagccgtggaatcaaCCACTAGTGATTGTATCAGGATAAgttgcctacatcacacccctttgagatgcggcccttccccgaaccctgcgTGAACACGCGATGCTTTGTACACCGGGCTGTCCCAAAGCAATAAAGAACAAATAGAAATTGCTACAAAAGCCGGATAACAAGGATATTCCTGCGTATGATAACATAGTAATGGAGAAGGTAATAGCCAAAATAGGAGTCGTTTTGG
The nucleotide sequence above comes from Nicotiana tabacum cultivar K326 chromosome 12, ASM71507v2, whole genome shotgun sequence. Encoded proteins:
- the LOC107795172 gene encoding transcription factor GTE4, whose translation is MTSDAKGLNFRERLRWGDGTKVYTRKKRRIQKKDNSNNDVSPATTAAAAVEAATAVTVAVSDTNVFHEKSNLYENNIVSQPISQTLEADGHGSCGGAAVSDGGDGGATMEVNREVAPEGSCGGLPNHEEGSRHREDLEVANRLVKPVISRLEDRVRISLTGARSEIEIRDLRRTLERELDHVRSFAKKLEAKEFQLTSRNSGNNGSVVAVPGDAVVSHSYPQYMGSDNLINGRSLVRVHSEVGSVGHIQPRPFRPPRLAVVVNNHAVGEFVEKEKRTPKANPYYKNSEFLLGKDRLPSESNKKLKTNGSGSVSKYGFAFGFGTFDKHRKQLFRSCSDLLQRLMKHKHGWVFNEPVNVEALGLHDYHDIIKHPMDLGTIKNRLSQNWYKSPKEFAEDIRLVFSNAMTYNPKGQDVHVMAEQLSQIFEERWAAIEAKYNPGWRYQMYHDAGLPTPTSRRAHLPHPFVHEPVPYHTLTHSPRARTLERSGSITGAADANKKPFIFSHVGRTPVPKKPKAKDPNKRDMTYEEKQKLSTNLENLPSEKLDAIVQIIKKRSTALNQNNDEIEVDIDSVDAETLWELDRFVTNYKKSLSKNKRKAELALQARARAAQSAPAASSGPMVADALKESRPGEMHTSAPSTNAEGGRPVDNASSSSSSSSSSSDSGSSSSDSDSDSSSTYGSDAGH